TGTGAAGTCTGAGTTCGAAAAACTCGGACTTCAAACTACTTCTGTTGAATTGGGTGAAGTCGAACTGGAAAAAGAAATCAGCGACGAGCAAAAAGAAGTTCTATTAGAAAACCTTCAAGTTTTAGGTTTTGATTTAATCGATGATAAAAAAACAAAAACCGTCGAAAGAATAAAGAACTTAATTGTCGATTTGGTTCATCACAAAAACAATGATTTAAAAATCAACTTGTCCGATTATTTAGCCGAAAATCTAAATCAGGATTATAATTCGTTGAGCAATCTCTTTTCTGAAATTGAAAACACAACAATCGAAAAATATTTCATTAGTCAGAAAATCGAAAAAGTAAAAGAATTATTGATTTACAATGAGCTTTCGTTAAGCGAAATTGCAGATATTCTCAACTACAGTAATGTGGCACATTTGAGCAATCAGTTCAAAAAAATTACAGGCTTTACTCCTACTTCGTTCAAACAATTGAAAGATAAAAAACGTATTCAGATCGAGAATATATAGTTTTTGATTTAACCGCAAAGAGCGCAAATATTTACACAATCCCGATAGCTATCGGGAACAAAGTTTATTAGCCACAGATTATAAGGATTAAAA
The Flavobacterium humidisoli DNA segment above includes these coding regions:
- a CDS encoding helix-turn-helix domain-containing protein; the protein is MKLYIKNMVCSRCKMVVKSEFEKLGLQTTSVELGEVELEKEISDEQKEVLLENLQVLGFDLIDDKKTKTVERIKNLIVDLVHHKNNDLKINLSDYLAENLNQDYNSLSNLFSEIENTTIEKYFISQKIEKVKELLIYNELSLSEIADILNYSNVAHLSNQFKKITGFTPTSFKQLKDKKRIQIENI